Proteins encoded in a region of the Vicinamibacterales bacterium genome:
- a CDS encoding EamA family transporter has product MTLTVWWITCLIWSSVWLFIKIGLRDLPPVTFAATRLVVAIAVFLPILWIRAVPLPRRAADWSVMAIAGLLVLGVNYALLFWGAQFIPSGLVAVLGATTPAFSLVLGHYMLKDEPFTLRALGAIALGIGGVWTISADQLHLSGRQALFGALAVTAASAFVGFAYVFVKARRRPALRPEVITCGQMIAAVGPMLLFAAVREGNPLAHNWTLPAIGCVLYLAVFGSVAATWLNYWLLERMSATAVLSMGLVEPFIAILLGAVVLGERLSVNAGLGGGLVLCSIFMITIPFQRRRA; this is encoded by the coding sequence ATGACGCTGACGGTCTGGTGGATCACCTGCCTGATCTGGAGCAGCGTCTGGCTGTTCATCAAGATCGGGCTTCGTGACCTCCCGCCGGTCACCTTCGCGGCCACCCGTCTCGTCGTCGCGATCGCGGTGTTCCTCCCCATCCTGTGGATCCGCGCGGTGCCGCTGCCGCGGCGCGCCGCGGACTGGTCGGTCATGGCCATCGCCGGCCTGCTCGTCCTCGGCGTGAACTACGCGCTGCTCTTCTGGGGCGCGCAGTTCATTCCGTCCGGCCTCGTGGCGGTGCTTGGCGCCACGACGCCGGCGTTCTCGCTGGTGCTCGGCCACTACATGCTGAAGGACGAGCCGTTCACGCTGCGCGCGCTCGGCGCGATCGCGCTCGGGATCGGCGGCGTGTGGACCATCTCCGCCGACCAGCTGCACCTGTCCGGCCGGCAGGCGCTCTTCGGCGCGCTCGCGGTCACGGCGGCCTCCGCGTTCGTCGGCTTCGCTTACGTCTTCGTCAAGGCCCGGCGCCGTCCCGCGCTGAGGCCGGAAGTGATCACCTGCGGGCAGATGATCGCCGCGGTGGGCCCGATGCTGCTCTTCGCGGCGGTCCGCGAAGGCAATCCGCTCGCCCACAACTGGACCCTCCCGGCGATCGGCTGCGTGCTGTATCTCGCGGTCTTCGGATCCGTCGCCGCGACCTGGCTGAACTACTGGCTGCTCGAGCGCATGTCCGCCACTGCCGTCCTGTCGATGGGGCTCGTCGAACCGTTCATCGCCATCCTGCTCGGGGCGGTCGTTCTCGGCGAGCGCCTCAGCGTGAATGCCGGGCTCGGCGGCGGGCTGGTCCTGTGCAGTATCTTTATGATCACGATCCCTTTTCAAAGGAGGCGCGCGTGA